A genomic window from Streptomyces sp. HUAS YS2 includes:
- a CDS encoding 4-hydroxyphenylacetate 3-hydroxylase family protein has translation MTRSGQEYLESLRDGRSVWLDGEQVKDVTEHPAFRNTARSVARLYDMARDPGWRDVLTVTPEGQQRPVLRAYHVPRTQAELIERRKAFKTWSEASFGFLGRSPDYMAAGIAGFVSSPDIFAGADFDGRDNLAAYHRRMSEGDLYPAFTITNPQIDRTRAGSEQEQDDLFVRVVKERDDGIIVRGAKMIGTGAVFGDEIIVGTIEPLPRQDIEYALTFSVPLSTPGLKFISRTSYEAQARSVFDNPLSSRFDENDALLVCDDVFVPWERVLTYRDTDTTFGMWWLTPAYNNFVHQAATRFWTKLEFLAGLAILIARSNNTYQLPPVQMQLGRIMGWLSIAKSMVLAAEAEYERVPGENGAVHLNRAIASAHRAMAGDIYPKVLAELKLLAGGGLIQLPASGFDLTHPELGPLVAKYVRSTGTPAEQRIKLMKLAWDALGSEFASRHEQYERFYHGAPHVYLPGIVRDGDPDHLAAFTQSCLDGYGLDTHENFPVPGAGGEHHGGS, from the coding sequence ATGACCCGCAGCGGCCAGGAATACCTCGAATCACTGCGCGACGGCCGTTCCGTATGGCTCGACGGCGAGCAGGTGAAGGACGTCACGGAACACCCGGCGTTCCGCAACACCGCCCGCTCCGTCGCCCGCCTCTACGACATGGCGCGCGATCCCGGGTGGCGCGACGTCCTCACGGTGACGCCCGAGGGGCAGCAGCGGCCGGTGCTCCGCGCGTACCACGTGCCCCGCACCCAGGCCGAACTGATAGAGCGGCGCAAGGCGTTCAAGACCTGGTCGGAGGCGAGCTTCGGGTTCCTCGGCCGCTCGCCCGACTACATGGCCGCCGGAATCGCCGGCTTCGTCTCGTCCCCCGACATCTTCGCCGGGGCCGACTTCGACGGGCGCGACAACCTCGCCGCGTACCACCGGCGGATGTCCGAGGGCGACCTGTACCCCGCCTTCACCATCACCAACCCGCAGATCGACCGCACCCGGGCGGGCAGCGAGCAGGAGCAGGACGACCTCTTCGTCCGCGTGGTCAAGGAGCGCGACGACGGCATCATCGTGCGTGGCGCCAAGATGATCGGCACCGGCGCCGTGTTCGGCGACGAGATCATCGTCGGCACCATCGAGCCGCTGCCCCGTCAGGACATCGAGTACGCCCTTACCTTCTCCGTGCCGCTCTCCACGCCCGGCCTGAAGTTCATCTCCCGCACCTCCTACGAGGCTCAGGCCCGCAGCGTCTTCGACAATCCGCTCTCCTCCCGCTTCGACGAGAACGACGCCCTCCTCGTCTGCGACGACGTCTTCGTCCCCTGGGAGCGGGTGCTCACCTACCGGGACACCGACACCACCTTCGGCATGTGGTGGCTGACGCCCGCCTACAACAACTTCGTCCACCAGGCGGCCACCCGCTTCTGGACCAAGCTGGAGTTCCTCGCCGGGCTCGCCATCCTCATCGCCCGCTCGAACAACACCTACCAGCTGCCGCCGGTGCAGATGCAGCTCGGCCGGATCATGGGCTGGCTCAGCATCGCCAAGTCCATGGTGCTCGCGGCCGAGGCCGAGTACGAGCGCGTCCCCGGCGAGAACGGCGCCGTCCACCTCAACCGGGCGATCGCCTCCGCGCACCGGGCCATGGCCGGTGACATCTACCCCAAGGTGCTCGCCGAGCTCAAGCTGCTCGCCGGCGGCGGCCTCATCCAGCTCCCCGCCTCCGGGTTCGACCTCACGCACCCCGAACTCGGCCCGCTCGTCGCCAAGTACGTCCGCTCCACCGGCACCCCCGCCGAGCAGCGGATCAAGCTGATGAAGCTGGCCTGGGACGCCCTCGGCTCCGAATTCGCCTCCCGCCACGAGCAGTACGAGCGCTTCTACCACGGCGCGCCCCACGTCTACCTGCCCGGGATCGTCCGGGACGGCGACCCGGACCACCTGGCCGCCTTCACCCAGTCCTGCCTCGACGGCTACGGGCTCGACACCCACGAGAACTTCCCCGTCCCCGGTGCGGGAGGGGAGCACCATGGCGGTAGCTGA